GTTGTTCAATGGTTTGATACTCGACGGTGTAGCCAAAGTAACCCGGGCCCGCGACTTCGATGCCTTTGTCAGTGCGCCATTTTGGGTCGCAAGGGTAGGCGATAAGGTCAATGCGCTGCCCGTAACGAAGTTGTTCTGTTGTGATTGGCTTTCCGGTTTCATGATCCAAGATCGAAATAAGATCTGGTGTTGATGCCAGCAGGTTATCTTGGTTCATGTCTGCGCGGCTTGTGCCTTTGTGCGCGAGAAGTAATTCGTTTTGGAACTGTACAAATACGTTATCGATGCCGGTATCTTCAAACTGAGCCAGCTTTTCAATCACGACACCGCCAGTTGCAAAGCCACCATCGGTTTCACGTTGAATATCAACAATCTTGCCACTGATGATGGTATGGCCACCAACAATGTTTAGTACGGCCTGTGTGCCACTCTGATTGTTGTCGTTCGCCAATCTAATCGCTTCACCAATCTTCATTGCTTGGGTCAGTGTTGCAGGCAGTGCGCTACGTTTTAGGTTCTTACCGTTCATTGGGTAATCGCACATTGCCGCAGAGCCGCCCATTTGTTCAGTAATTGGTCGCGCGAACTTTTCAGACCAAATCCCGTCAATTGGATAAAGTGTGACGACATTACCACGCTCATCAGCCAATGTGTTCGGAGCAGAAGGGAGGCCATCAAGAAAGAAAGTCACCATCTGAGCTTCTGGGAACGCACGGCCCATTGCATCACAGTCAATTACAGGGATGTTCTTTTGTGCTGCAACAAGGATTGGAATCAGCGAATTAAAACCGCCCACTTCGATAGGAAACGTTGCCGCTACTTCAGTGCCGAGCGCTTTTTCCATCGCTTCGAAAGCAATCAACATTTGATCTTTCGAATTGAGTTTCTCTACTGCGACGGTTGGTGCGCCAATCATTGAAGAGGGCACTGTCATCCAATCGTCTTGTACGTCTTCTAGAGGGATCATGCGTACAGGGTGCTTTGCTGTTGCAATGGCTACTTTCGCCATCAATGCTCCGCTGTATGGGTCACCACCGCCGCCAGTACCTAATACCGTCGCACCAAGCGCGATATCATCAATCATTTGTTCAGTAATAATCACAACTACTATTCCTTATCACTTGAAGGAGAAAGCTTCATTAGGGCGAGGTAAATCACACCAGCGGCAAGAATGCCGTCTAACGCTGAGATGCTGGTTAACGAAAACAGGTTGAAAAACTCTGGCGCAGTACAAGCGCTGAATGCAGTACCAAATGCCCAAGAAGCCAAGCCTTTAAACATCCAAGCTGGAACTTGTTGGATGTTCTCAAAGCTCATTTTTGTCGAATCTAAAACATAATATTGAACGATGTAGACACCTGCCGCAGGCGCAATGGTTACGCTGAGGAGCATTAAGAAGTCAGTAAACTTGTTCACCATGCCGAGTTGAGCAATGCCAATACCGACGATGGTCATGATCACAACCAGAACAGGGCGCGGAATCTTCGGTAGAACCATCGACATGCATAAGCCGCCAGAGGTCAGGTTGCTACTGTTGGTGGTCCACTGAGCAAATACCAGAACGATGATAGCTGCCATACCTAAACCAAGTGTGAAGAAGACTTCTACTAGGTCGTCGGTGCCTGTCATTTTGGTCAGGATCAACGCGATAAGAATAATGGCACTGTTGCCGACGAGGAAACCGATACCCGCTCCTAGAATCGCATCACGACGCGTTTTGGCGTAGCGAGCAATATCAGGTGCAGCAACCGCAGCTAGAATCCAGATAGACATAACAAAGGAGATAGCTTGGCCAAGCGTCAAAGGATCTTCAATGGATGGCGCTGCGCCACCTTGATAATCAGCGGCCATAAACAAACCGATGGTAATCAGCGTCACCATTAAAGGTACTGAATAGGTGCTGAGTTTACCTAGGGCACGAACACCGTAGATGGCCGTCATCATCATTAATACACTGCCGCCAATAAGAGCGGTGAGGTGTGAAATTATGATGTCGTATTTCGCCAGTGCATCGACCATGATGAAAGCGAAGAAATCAGCCTGGAATGCGAACCAGCCGACTAATGAGATGCCGTTGATGAAGCCAAGAATTTTACCGCCGTTACGACCAAACACCGCGCTGCTCACCAGCGGGGTAGACACGCCAGCTTGAAAGCCAATGTTGGCACACAGCATCGCGATGATCGCCAATAAGCCTGAACCAATAAACGTGGCAAGCAGTGCGTCTTCAAAACCAATCCCGCTGCTTAGAATCGAGCCGAGAAACAATCCCGAAATATCGATGCCGATAGCCAACCAAATAAGGCTGATAACCCACCAAGATCGTTTGGCTTTCTCGGGAACGGGTTCCAATTCGAAGTCGTCTATCTTTTTGTGGCTGTGTGTTGCTTCGGGTTTATTCACGTAAGCTTCTGCCGCCATAGTGCCATCCATGCATTGTTATTCCATAAGTGTGAATAAAGCATACTGATGTATTTATTGTTAATAAATGAATATAATCAGATGTAAACATAACAAAAAACAAATGTGAGTGACAAAGTGAATTCAAACAATAAGTTAGATAAAAGAGACCTGCGAAGATTAGAGCTTTTTTGTGAAATTGTTGAGCAAGGAGGCATCAATCAGGCGGTCGCAAGCACCGGGATTAGCCAGCCTGTGCTGAGTAATCAGCTTATTGCCTTGGAAAAAAGCTTAGAATTAACATTATGCCAACGTGGAAGAAGGGGTTTTAAGCTGACTCATGAAGGTGAGCAAGTGTATAAATATGCGAACCAACTAAAGTTAACCCTAACCGACTTCGCTTATAAGTTACGAGGTGTACAGACAGAACTCTCTGGGCATGTTCGAATTGGATGCTTGGATAACACCGTCACTTTGCCCTATAGCCCACTTCCTAAAGCGATCGAGACGTTTTACCAACGCAGTAACAGTGTTGAGGTGAGTGTTGATGTCGGCGATTTCACCCAGTTGAATGAGAAGTTAGCAAAGAACCAGATTGATATGATGATAGTGGTTCTAGGGTCACATCAAAAATCAGCGTTTCAACATAAATACCCATTGTTTGAAGAGCACAGTTATCTGTATGCGCGCAAAGATCTGGCTGAGAAGATCATGGACAAGAACTTCTCATTGGATGGTTGTCGTATCAATATGGGGGGGTATGCTAAAGGTGAGATGTTCCGATTACTGAATATTGAGCAGTACGATTCTGTAAAGCCTTTTGATGGTTGGCATGTCGAGTCGGGGGTGATTCTAACCTTGGCTGGCACACACTTGAGTTTTTTACCGTCTCACTTAATCGACCGTGGCCATTATGACCAAGCTTTGATTCCACTTCAGCCTGAGAAATGGAGCCTTAAGAGCCAGTTTTACGTGGTGCTAAAGCAGCCTGTGGATTCCCTTTCCCCTGCCGCGCGTGCGTTTTTTGATGAGTTACACCAACTGGAAACATCGGACTCAAACTAGGGACTCCTTTGTTTCTAAATCATACTGAAGGTACTTACCTTCGCTTATAGAAAAACCCTCCGAGTGAGGTGCCCAGAGGGTTTTTATCCATTTAAAGTTCTAGGCTAACTCGCTTGCTGATCTTAATTCGATTAACGGTTCTCAAAGCGGTTGTAGTCCAACAGGCCAAATTCAATTGGTTGGTCTTTCTTATACCAACGATGAACGCGGTCACTGAACGGCCAAAACTCGCTAGAGCTGCGTCGTACTGCAAACTTATCAAGTAGCGCTACATAATCTTCTTCTGAATTTATCTTCTGCAACACCGATACGAGAGTGGGTATTTGCTCTTCTGTTAATGATAAATATGCGGCTGGATAGCTTCCTATAACGCCTCTAACTAACGTTAAATCATCATTGGCGTAATCTCTGTTACCTTCTTCATCAAATAGGCTCGAGATGTTGCTGTGGGCGTTATTGTGAATGAGCGTAAATAACTGTTCTTCACCGTTCTCGCCTTCAATCATGATCATGATGAGCTGAGGTACATGGCGTAAGCCTTCCCCTCGAATCAAATTAACTTGACTCAATAAGGCTTCATTTTTTTTACTAAAGCCTGTCTCGACGATGTCGAATCGGTTATCGAGTACAGGTTCTAGTTTTTCTTCAATCATGTTGAGCAGTTCACGCTTAGGATCGGCTGTTTTGTAAACCACGTTTGTCGGCTGCTCGAAAGGTGCGATGTTACGTTGCAGGAAGTCACTTAATTGCACGCTCTGGTTTTTGTACCAGCTTGAATGCTCAATGTGTCGAACGTCTTTAGGAAGAAGAGTTAAGAAGTTACTTTCACCTTCTAAACGTAAGAAGTCCATGAACATGCGTGTAATTAGTTGGTGGCCAAAATTACCGTAAACATCAAAACCGGCAACAAGGAGGTAATGGATTCGCTCTAATAAGGCGTAATCTAGAATCCAGGCTGTTTTAGGTTGCGGGCCGACCAATCCTTGGACAACAGAGGCGCTATCAAAATGTCTAAAGATGGTCAGCGCTGCATTTCGGTTAGTACCATTACCGTCCCAAATAATGCTTGTATCTAAGTTTACACCGCTCCCAAACCATTGGTTGGTGAAGTCTGATTTCGCATTGAGGTATCGTGCTTGTTGCTTCGCGTATCTTACCCAATTCGTTACCGGTACTGTGTTGCTTGTAAGCTCACTAGGTAGCTTTAAGTTTTTCTTTTGACTTGCGTAGAAGGCATTTATTTCTGGTAAATCGGCTTTCTCTGGATCGATAAAAAATACCCAAAAGCGGTCATTA
The Vibrio cyclitrophicus DNA segment above includes these coding regions:
- a CDS encoding cytosine permease encodes the protein MDGTMAAEAYVNKPEATHSHKKIDDFELEPVPEKAKRSWWVISLIWLAIGIDISGLFLGSILSSGIGFEDALLATFIGSGLLAIIAMLCANIGFQAGVSTPLVSSAVFGRNGGKILGFINGISLVGWFAFQADFFAFIMVDALAKYDIIISHLTALIGGSVLMMMTAIYGVRALGKLSTYSVPLMVTLITIGLFMAADYQGGAAPSIEDPLTLGQAISFVMSIWILAAVAAPDIARYAKTRRDAILGAGIGFLVGNSAIILIALILTKMTGTDDLVEVFFTLGLGMAAIIVLVFAQWTTNSSNLTSGGLCMSMVLPKIPRPVLVVIMTIVGIGIAQLGMVNKFTDFLMLLSVTIAPAAGVYIVQYYVLDSTKMSFENIQQVPAWMFKGLASWAFGTAFSACTAPEFFNLFSLTSISALDGILAAGVIYLALMKLSPSSDKE
- a CDS encoding LysR family transcriptional regulator; translation: MSDKVNSNNKLDKRDLRRLELFCEIVEQGGINQAVASTGISQPVLSNQLIALEKSLELTLCQRGRRGFKLTHEGEQVYKYANQLKLTLTDFAYKLRGVQTELSGHVRIGCLDNTVTLPYSPLPKAIETFYQRSNSVEVSVDVGDFTQLNEKLAKNQIDMMIVVLGSHQKSAFQHKYPLFEEHSYLYARKDLAEKIMDKNFSLDGCRINMGGYAKGEMFRLLNIEQYDSVKPFDGWHVESGVILTLAGTHLSFLPSHLIDRGHYDQALIPLQPEKWSLKSQFYVVLKQPVDSLSPAARAFFDELHQLETSDSN
- a CDS encoding DUF917 domain-containing protein: MIITEQMIDDIALGATVLGTGGGGDPYSGALMAKVAIATAKHPVRMIPLEDVQDDWMTVPSSMIGAPTVAVEKLNSKDQMLIAFEAMEKALGTEVAATFPIEVGGFNSLIPILVAAQKNIPVIDCDAMGRAFPEAQMVTFFLDGLPSAPNTLADERGNVVTLYPIDGIWSEKFARPITEQMGGSAAMCDYPMNGKNLKRSALPATLTQAMKIGEAIRLANDNNQSGTQAVLNIVGGHTIISGKIVDIQRETDGGFATGGVVIEKLAQFEDTGIDNVFVQFQNELLLAHKGTSRADMNQDNLLASTPDLISILDHETGKPITTEQLRYGQRIDLIAYPCDPKWRTDKGIEVAGPGYFGYTVEYQTIEQLKSALKR